A single Chanos chanos chromosome 8, fChaCha1.1, whole genome shotgun sequence DNA region contains:
- the wdr83os gene encoding PAT complex subunit Asterix: protein MTFNNMSDPRRPNKIFRYKPPSTETNPTLEDPTPDYMNLLGMIFSMCGLMLKLKWCAWIAVYCSFISFANSRSSEDTKQMMSSFMLSISAVVMSYLQNPQPMSPPW, encoded by the exons ATGACCTTTAACAACATGTCGGACCCACGGAGACCAAATAAGATTTTTCG TTACAAACCCCCAAGCACAGAAACCAACCCCACTCTTGAGGACCCCACGCCAGACTACATGAATCTGCTGGGCATGATCTTCAGCATGTGCGGATTGATGCTCAAG CTCAAGTGGTGTGCATGGATTGCAGTATACTGTTCCTTCATCAGTTTTGCCAATTCCCGGAGCTCAGAGGACACCAAGCAAATGATGAGCAGTTTTAT GTTGTCTATATCCGCTGTAGTGATGTCATACCTGCAGAACCCACAGCCCATGTCGCCGCCCTGGTAA
- the wdr83 gene encoding WD repeat domain-containing protein 83, with translation MAFPQPRPQPPQLPQHLLRTIECKQGAVRAVRFNADGNYFLSCGSDKTLKLWSVSRGTLLKTYSGHGYEVLDADASYDNSQICSCSSDKTVILWDVATGQVTRKLRGHAGKVNCVQFNEEATVMLSGSIDGTVRCWDTRSRRMEPIQILDEARDGISSLKVSEHELLTGSVDGRVRRYDLRMGQLHVDFINSPITCVCFSQDGQCTLSSSLDSTVRLLDKSTGEMLGEYTGHQNKGYKLDCCLSNKDTHVLSCSEDGHVYYWDLVEGSLTLKLPVGKAVVQSLSFHPTEPRLLTAMEGRVQVWGAEPEDVVEEEMKTEQ, from the exons ATGGCTTTTCCTCAGCCACGACCCCAGCCACCGCAACTCCCTCAGCATCTCCTGCGAACGATAGAATGCAAACAGGGCGCTGTCAGAGCTGTGCGGTTCAACG CTGATGGAAATTACTTTTTGTCATGCGGTAGTGACAAAACGCTGAAGCTTTGGAGTGTTAGTCGCGGTACCCTACTAAAGACATACAGTGGACATGGTTACGAAGTGTTAGATGCAGATGC ttcttaTGACAACAGTCAGATATGCTCCTGTAGTTCTGATAAGACTGTCATCCTTTGGGATGTTGCAACTGGACAAGTCACCCGAAAACTCAGGGGACACGCAGGg AAAGTTAACTGTGTGCAATTCAATGAAGAGGCCACTGTAATGCTATCAG GCTCCATAGACGGGACCGTGCGCTGTTGGGACACACGCTCCAGGAGAATGGAGCCAATTCAGATTCTGGATGAGGCTCGGGATGGCATCAGCAGTCTGAAGGTGTCTGAACATGAACTGCTGACTGG CTCTGTAGATGGCAGAGTGAGACGCTATGACCTGCGAATGGGCCAGCTTCATGTTGACTTTATAAACA GCCCcatcacctgtgtgtgtttcagtcaggaTGGCCAATGCACCTTAAGCTCCAGTCTGGACTCAACTGTCCGTCTGTTGGACAAGAGCACGGGGGAAATGTTGGGAGA GTACACCGGTCATCAGAACAAAGGCTACAAACTGGACTGCTGCCTCTCcaataaagacacacatgtgTTGAGCTGCTCTGAGGATGGACATGTCTACTACTGGGATCTGGTTGag GGATCCCTAACTCTGAAGCTTCCAGTGGGGAAAGCTGTGGTCCAATCACTTTCCTTTCATCCAACAGAACCCCGCCTACTGACAGCTATGGAGGGACGTGTTCAAGTGTGGGGGGCGGAGCCAGAAGACGTGgtagaagaagaaatgaaaactgaacaaTGA